A genomic region of Dactylococcopsis salina PCC 8305 contains the following coding sequences:
- a CDS encoding precorrin-2 C(20)-methyltransferase codes for MGKLYGVSVGTGDPELITVKGLKCLQQAKIVAFPEGIQGKPGIAQRIITPWLQSHQTLLPLKFPYVQDERELNQAWETAAKTVLGYLQRGEDVTFACEGDVSFYSTFTYLAQTVQKLDASVTVETMPGVCSPMAAAAALGIPLTTRSQRLMILPTLYHLDELETALNTAEVVVLMKFSSLYPQIWALLEEKGLLASSCIVERATMPEQVIYEGLLDRANLQLSYFSVMIIKIQ; via the coding sequence GTGGGTAAACTTTATGGGGTTAGCGTCGGCACTGGCGATCCAGAATTAATTACGGTGAAGGGGTTAAAGTGTCTTCAACAAGCAAAAATTGTGGCGTTTCCAGAGGGAATACAAGGGAAACCAGGAATCGCCCAGCGAATTATTACGCCTTGGCTACAGTCGCATCAAACGCTGTTACCGCTTAAGTTTCCTTATGTGCAGGATGAGAGAGAATTAAATCAGGCTTGGGAAACGGCGGCGAAAACGGTCTTGGGATATTTGCAAAGGGGAGAAGATGTTACTTTCGCTTGTGAGGGAGATGTGAGTTTTTACAGTACCTTTACCTATTTGGCGCAAACGGTGCAAAAATTAGATGCAAGTGTCACTGTGGAAACCATGCCTGGGGTTTGTTCTCCCATGGCAGCCGCCGCCGCGTTAGGGATTCCCTTGACGACTCGATCGCAACGGTTAATGATTTTACCCACTCTGTATCATCTCGATGAACTAGAAACCGCTTTGAATACAGCAGAAGTGGTGGTATTGATGAAATTTAGTTCTCTCTACCCCCAAATTTGGGCGTTATTAGAAGAGAAAGGGTTACTGGCTTCCAGTTGTATCGTGGAAAGGGCAACGATGCCAGAACAAGTGATTTATGAGGGGCTGCTCGATCGAGCAAACTTGCAACTTTCTTACTTTTCGGTAATGATTATTAAAATCCAGTGA
- a CDS encoding alpha/beta fold hydrolase has translation MSQEPIAVWLTPNPVFHAFHSPLLNCLSQAGPVAHWEYLQTQDEGSSLEQALVSLKDYLNTLSQPVHLIGHGLGGWLGLVYTRQFPEKVKSLTLLGVGVDPALDWQAYYYSLFKHLRCPKSIILEQMVYNLFGEQNNRMTRYLLEVLRRDLLSSPSPHSLYQQLSGEKGGVDVPLFVLGSEDDLVVSPTAIKGWNRYLSFDRDQVWLNPRGFHFFHYFYPRNVGAKVCQFWGEKEKKNIQENQLISNSIF, from the coding sequence ATGTCACAAGAACCGATCGCGGTGTGGTTAACACCTAATCCCGTTTTTCATGCCTTTCATTCTCCTTTATTAAATTGTCTTTCTCAAGCGGGGCCGGTGGCTCATTGGGAGTATTTACAAACTCAAGATGAAGGGTCTTCTTTAGAGCAGGCGTTGGTGTCTTTAAAGGATTATTTAAACACATTATCTCAACCTGTTCATCTGATTGGACATGGGTTAGGAGGATGGTTAGGTTTAGTTTATACGCGCCAATTTCCAGAGAAGGTAAAATCATTAACTTTGTTAGGAGTTGGCGTCGATCCCGCATTGGATTGGCAAGCGTATTATTATAGTTTGTTTAAACATTTACGCTGTCCAAAAAGTATTATTTTGGAGCAAATGGTGTATAATTTGTTTGGAGAACAAAATAATCGCATGACTCGCTATTTGTTAGAAGTGTTACGGCGAGATTTGCTTTCGTCTCCTTCTCCTCATTCTCTTTATCAACAACTGAGTGGCGAAAAAGGTGGCGTAGATGTGCCTTTGTTTGTGTTGGGAAGTGAGGATGATTTGGTGGTTTCTCCAACTGCGATTAAAGGGTGGAATCGTTATCTTAGCTTTGATCGAGATCAGGTTTGGCTAAATCCTCGCGGTTTTCACTTTTTCCATTACTTTTATCCTCGAAATGTGGGAGCAAAAGTCTGTCAATTTTGGGGAGAAAAAGAGAAGAAAAATATACAAGAAAATCAACTTATCTCTAATTCGATTTTTTAG
- the hisB gene encoding imidazoleglycerol-phosphate dehydratase HisB — protein sequence MQLSQPQVSNSRTASVSRTTGETDVSVTLNLDGEGNCDAQTGIPFLDHMIHQIASHGLFDLNVKATGDIEIDDHHTNEDVGITLGKAFAQALSDRKGIYRFGHFIAPLDEALIQVALDFSGRPHLSYGLEIPTQRVGTYDTQLVREFFVAVVNHSQMTLHIRQLDGINSHHIIEATFKAFARSLRGAVEIDPRRSGQIPSSKGVL from the coding sequence ATGCAACTTTCACAACCTCAAGTTTCTAACTCTCGTACCGCCTCTGTCTCTCGGACAACAGGAGAAACAGATGTTTCCGTCACGCTGAATCTCGATGGAGAAGGGAACTGTGACGCACAAACAGGAATCCCTTTTCTTGACCACATGATTCATCAAATTGCGAGTCATGGCTTATTTGATCTCAACGTAAAAGCCACTGGAGACATTGAAATTGATGATCATCATACGAACGAAGATGTAGGAATTACTCTCGGTAAAGCATTCGCCCAAGCATTATCCGATCGTAAAGGGATTTATCGCTTTGGTCATTTTATCGCCCCGTTAGACGAGGCTTTGATTCAAGTGGCTTTAGACTTTTCTGGACGACCTCATCTCAGTTATGGTTTGGAGATTCCGACGCAACGAGTGGGAACTTATGACACTCAGCTAGTGAGAGAATTTTTTGTCGCTGTGGTCAATCATAGCCAAATGACCCTACATATTCGGCAGTTAGACGGGATTAACTCACACCACATTATTGAGGCGACATTTAAAGCGTTTGCTAGAAGTCTGCGCGGTGCTGTAGAAATTGATCCCCGTCGTAGTGGTCAAATTCCCAGTTCTAAGGGCGTGCTTTAG
- a CDS encoding cyclic nucleotide-binding domain-containing protein, whose amino-acid sequence MMKAQQKVLSSELLSFAKEASFTTGQHLPILQNWAWLIQTGVVKTYTLGDQGNVIILGYWGMGELVGQPLSVVSPYQVQCCTPVRAQRVPSTLWSSYNKSPLISGSGNCL is encoded by the coding sequence ATGATGAAGGCACAACAGAAGGTTTTATCCTCAGAATTGCTCAGTTTTGCGAAAGAAGCGAGTTTCACCACAGGGCAACATTTACCAATTCTGCAAAATTGGGCTTGGTTGATTCAAACTGGGGTTGTAAAAACCTACACTTTAGGTGATCAGGGAAATGTGATTATTCTCGGCTATTGGGGAATGGGGGAATTAGTGGGTCAGCCTTTATCGGTGGTTTCTCCCTATCAGGTGCAATGTTGCACTCCTGTTAGAGCGCAACGAGTTCCTTCGACTTTGTGGTCAAGTTACAATAAATCCCCCCTAATATCAGGTTCGGGTAATTGCTTATGA
- a CDS encoding Asr1405/Asl0597 family protein, whose protein sequence is MNLNFSEESAIKTEINVKQLERWQVYQRLIELQVPCRCSCNQPLEVELKTPLQVWQFWSVVRRVSASRDSLIAGLERCWQLPMCKEK, encoded by the coding sequence ATGAATCTAAATTTTTCCGAGGAATCAGCAATAAAAACTGAAATCAACGTTAAACAGTTGGAACGTTGGCAAGTCTATCAACGCCTCATCGAGTTGCAAGTTCCCTGTCGTTGTAGCTGTAATCAGCCGTTGGAGGTGGAGTTAAAAACGCCGCTTCAGGTTTGGCAGTTTTGGAGTGTGGTGCGTCGTGTTTCCGCTTCCCGTGACAGTTTGATTGCGGGGTTAGAACGGTGTTGGCAGCTTCCGATGTGTAAAGAAAAGTAG
- a CDS encoding ferrous iron transport protein A codes for MQFDFFPEHYPESNHQNRSDEGYSEKSWRFTYLGGSFQEKVASPPANSFSLVEMKPGSWAQIVALPRHSDFPVVGVAVGTYVLILGQTERGAVRVQVIGKQVTLAGAIAQQIYVRPFYFTNSLFIN; via the coding sequence ATGCAGTTTGATTTTTTTCCAGAACATTACCCCGAATCTAATCATCAAAATCGCAGTGATGAAGGTTATTCCGAAAAGTCTTGGCGTTTTACTTATTTAGGAGGGAGCTTTCAGGAGAAAGTTGCGTCACCGCCCGCAAATAGTTTTTCTTTGGTGGAGATGAAGCCTGGCAGTTGGGCGCAGATTGTCGCGCTTCCTCGTCATTCTGATTTCCCCGTTGTTGGGGTAGCGGTGGGAACTTATGTATTAATTTTAGGGCAAACTGAACGCGGTGCGGTACGGGTTCAGGTAATCGGAAAACAGGTGACTCTTGCTGGTGCGATCGCGCAACAAATCTATGTTCGCCCCTTTTATTTTACTAATTCACTATTTATTAATTAA
- a CDS encoding chlorophyll a/b binding light-harvesting protein, whose amino-acid sequence MNQNQPWWAGNARLTNLSQKLLGAHVAHGGLIVFWAGAMTLFELSQFNPDQPMFEQGLILIPHLATQGWGVGDGGEIVSTYPFFVIGSLHLISSAFLGFGGIFHVRSENNVLDQRKFPFFSYDWKDQNKMTTIIGIHLVLLGGGALLLVAKAMFFGGLYDPNLETVRTVSNPTLSPATIFGYLFGAEGRHWLAAVDNLEDVVGGHIWIAILLIAGGIFHIVTRPYAWTQSLFIWSGEAYLSYSLGALALMGFIATYFVSVNTTVYPEVFYGPALEIRLSIVPYFSSPDPNLVSARTWLANAHFWLAFFLLQGHIWHALRAAGFDFQQGRVSNESASSLS is encoded by the coding sequence ATGAACCAAAATCAACCTTGGTGGGCGGGAAATGCCCGTCTCACCAACCTTTCTCAAAAACTCTTAGGCGCTCATGTTGCTCATGGTGGCTTAATTGTCTTTTGGGCGGGCGCAATGACACTCTTTGAACTGAGTCAGTTTAACCCAGATCAACCGATGTTCGAGCAGGGTTTGATCTTAATTCCTCATCTCGCCACTCAAGGCTGGGGAGTCGGCGACGGCGGAGAAATTGTCAGCACTTATCCCTTTTTCGTAATTGGTTCGCTTCATCTGATTTCCTCAGCATTTCTAGGCTTCGGAGGCATTTTCCATGTGCGTTCCGAGAACAATGTATTAGATCAAAGAAAATTCCCCTTTTTCAGTTACGACTGGAAAGATCAAAACAAAATGACTACTATTATCGGTATTCATCTGGTTTTACTGGGAGGAGGAGCATTACTCCTCGTCGCCAAAGCCATGTTTTTCGGGGGATTATACGATCCCAATTTAGAAACCGTCCGCACCGTGAGTAACCCCACCCTCTCACCTGCCACCATTTTTGGCTATCTTTTCGGTGCAGAAGGAAGACATTGGTTAGCGGCGGTGGATAACTTAGAAGATGTGGTTGGTGGTCACATCTGGATTGCCATTTTACTCATCGCTGGTGGCATCTTCCATATTGTGACTCGACCCTATGCTTGGACACAATCATTATTTATTTGGTCGGGAGAAGCCTATTTGTCCTACAGTTTAGGCGCTTTGGCGTTGATGGGTTTCATTGCCACTTATTTTGTCTCCGTGAATACTACCGTTTATCCAGAAGTGTTCTACGGACCTGCTTTAGAAATTCGTCTCAGCATTGTTCCTTACTTTTCTTCCCCTGATCCCAACTTAGTTTCGGCGCGAACTTGGTTAGCCAATGCTCATTTCTGGTTGGCGTTCTTCCTCTTACAGGGACATATTTGGCACGCTCTCCGCGCTGCTGGGTTCGACTTCCAACAAGGTCGCGTCAGCAATGAAAGTGCATCGTCTCTCAGTTAA
- the tmk gene encoding dTMP kinase — translation MSGQFIVFEGIEGGGKSTQIEKTQQWLLAGGLGKSVAVVRTREPGGTELGKKLRSMLLESHNFDLDNRSELLLYAADRAQHVNQFLKPQLAQGKIVLCDRFIDSTTAYQGYGRGLDLDLITQLNKIASCGLESDLTLWLDVAVETGLERVKQRGKRDRLEQADLSFHHRVRSGYAKLAMQFPERIVKIDANGTEEQVQQQIRTILRSV, via the coding sequence ATGAGCGGTCAGTTTATTGTTTTTGAAGGCATCGAAGGCGGTGGCAAAAGTACCCAAATTGAAAAAACCCAACAGTGGCTATTAGCAGGAGGATTGGGAAAGTCAGTGGCGGTGGTGCGAACTCGTGAACCAGGGGGAACTGAGTTAGGAAAGAAGTTACGATCGATGCTGTTAGAGAGTCACAATTTCGATCTAGATAATCGCAGCGAGTTACTGTTATATGCCGCCGATCGCGCCCAGCACGTTAACCAGTTCCTAAAACCGCAGTTAGCGCAAGGAAAAATTGTTCTCTGCGATCGATTTATCGACTCCACCACCGCTTATCAGGGATATGGACGAGGCTTAGATTTAGATTTAATCACTCAACTGAACAAAATCGCTTCCTGTGGATTAGAAAGCGACTTAACCTTATGGTTGGATGTGGCAGTAGAAACGGGCTTAGAACGGGTCAAACAACGGGGAAAGCGCGATCGATTGGAACAAGCCGATCTTTCTTTTCACCATCGCGTTCGATCGGGCTATGCCAAACTAGCAATGCAATTCCCCGAACGAATTGTCAAAATTGATGCCAATGGCACAGAAGAACAGGTGCAACAACAAATCCGAACTATTTTACGTTCTGTTTAA
- the fldA gene encoding flavodoxin FldA produces MAKIGLFFGSTTGNTQDIAERIQKEFGGENVVTLHEISEVEDDEFDDYENIIIACPTWDIGQLQSDWEGYYPELDEVDFSGKKVAYFGSGDQEGYADNFQDAMGILESKVSELGGKTVGHWSTDGYDFNESQALKNGKFVGLALDEDNQADLTDERISAWVKQLKGEFDL; encoded by the coding sequence ATGGCGAAGATTGGTTTATTTTTTGGTTCTACTACAGGAAACACTCAAGATATTGCCGAGCGGATTCAAAAGGAATTTGGCGGTGAGAATGTGGTAACACTCCATGAGATTTCTGAAGTAGAAGACGATGAATTTGATGATTATGAAAACATTATCATTGCTTGTCCAACGTGGGATATTGGACAATTACAAAGTGATTGGGAAGGTTATTATCCAGAATTAGATGAGGTTGATTTTAGCGGAAAAAAAGTGGCTTATTTTGGTTCTGGAGATCAGGAAGGTTATGCGGATAACTTCCAAGATGCAATGGGAATTTTAGAAAGTAAAGTTTCTGAGTTAGGCGGAAAAACGGTTGGTCATTGGTCAACGGATGGCTATGATTTTAATGAATCACAAGCACTTAAAAATGGGAAGTTTGTTGGATTAGCTCTCGATGAAGATAATCAAGCTGATTTAACGGATGAGCGCATTAGTGCTTGGGTAAAACAATTGAAAGGTGAGTTTGATCTTTAA
- the dpsA gene encoding DNA starvation/stress protection protein DpsA, with translation MSVAQGLLQSFGEVKDNPVLLEKNVTEPVCEGLNIVLASFQALYLQYQKHHFVVEGSEFYSLHQFFQESYGEAQGHVHDLAERLNGLGGLPVASFSKLAELSRIESEADGMYDVRSMVEHDLAAEQTLIELVRQQAAQAESLGDRATRYLYEQILLETEERAYHLDHFLAHDSLTVAFVGNGSN, from the coding sequence ATGTCTGTAGCTCAAGGCTTACTCCAGTCCTTCGGAGAGGTGAAAGATAATCCTGTTTTATTAGAAAAAAATGTTACAGAACCCGTTTGTGAGGGTTTAAATATTGTCTTGGCTAGTTTCCAAGCGCTTTATTTGCAGTATCAAAAACATCATTTTGTTGTCGAAGGATCAGAGTTTTATTCGCTTCATCAATTCTTTCAAGAATCTTATGGGGAAGCGCAAGGTCATGTCCATGATTTGGCGGAACGCTTAAATGGACTCGGTGGTCTTCCTGTGGCAAGTTTCAGCAAGTTGGCGGAACTGTCTCGCATTGAGTCGGAAGCTGATGGAATGTATGATGTGCGGAGTATGGTTGAGCATGACCTGGCGGCGGAACAAACTTTAATTGAGTTGGTTCGTCAGCAAGCGGCGCAAGCGGAAAGTCTCGGCGATCGCGCGACTCGTTATTTATATGAGCAAATTCTATTAGAAACTGAGGAAAGAGCTTATCATTTAGACCACTTCCTCGCCCACGATAGCCTAACTGTTGCTTTTGTTGGGAATGGTAGTAATTAA
- a CDS encoding MFS transporter produces the protein MLKKISEQLPSLNRTVWILASGRLLSEIGTGFVLFYAPIFFVNQVGLSATLVGIGIGSGQIAGVIGRFLGGVFTDNKSVGRRRTLLLSAAISVLADVFLALTYNFPTLLLGNLVLGLGVGLYWPATEAVIADITTPEERNEAFAVTRVADSLGLGIGVVLGGLIISTAGNYRLLFVADGISFLVFFAVIYFAVKESYNFEGQTTAKNPFSGWGIALRDRAFVTFLGINILFTTYISQIQSTLPLYFRNYVQTGGEALGFSPEIISALFTWYITFAAIMQLPMARFLNRFRRAQALTFSFSLWLIGFVLIWVTGITTVAPLVIAIITLGILSLGLNSYTPSASSLVADIAPASLRGVYLSLNSQCWAVGFFVGPPVGGWALDQSRWITDQFWLVAAATTLVGMFALRILNQLLKS, from the coding sequence ATGCTCAAAAAAATAAGTGAACAACTTCCCTCCTTAAATCGCACCGTTTGGATTCTTGCTTCTGGGAGATTACTATCAGAAATTGGTACAGGATTCGTCTTATTTTATGCTCCGATTTTCTTTGTTAATCAAGTCGGTTTATCGGCAACTTTAGTCGGAATTGGCATTGGAAGCGGTCAAATTGCAGGCGTAATCGGTCGCTTTTTGGGCGGCGTATTTACTGATAATAAATCCGTAGGAAGACGACGCACTTTATTACTTTCCGCAGCCATTTCGGTTTTAGCAGATGTGTTTTTAGCACTAACTTATAACTTTCCTACCCTCCTCTTAGGAAATCTTGTGCTAGGTTTAGGGGTGGGACTTTATTGGCCCGCTACCGAAGCTGTAATTGCTGATATTACTACCCCAGAAGAACGCAATGAGGCGTTTGCGGTGACTCGCGTTGCCGATAGTTTAGGGTTGGGAATTGGTGTGGTTTTAGGGGGATTAATTATTAGTACGGCGGGGAATTATCGGCTTTTATTTGTTGCGGATGGGATTTCATTTCTTGTCTTCTTTGCGGTGATTTATTTTGCTGTAAAAGAAAGTTATAATTTTGAAGGACAAACCACTGCAAAAAACCCGTTTTCAGGTTGGGGAATTGCCCTGCGCGATCGCGCATTTGTTACCTTTTTAGGGATTAATATTCTGTTCACCACGTACATTTCGCAAATTCAAAGCACGCTTCCGCTTTACTTCCGAAACTATGTCCAAACGGGGGGCGAAGCATTAGGGTTTTCTCCAGAAATCATCAGCGCTTTATTCACATGGTATATTACCTTTGCTGCCATTATGCAGTTACCAATGGCGAGATTTTTGAATCGTTTTCGACGCGCACAAGCATTAACCTTTTCCTTCTCTTTATGGCTCATTGGTTTTGTGTTAATTTGGGTAACTGGAATTACAACTGTCGCCCCTCTGGTTATTGCTATCATTACATTAGGGATTCTGAGTTTAGGCTTAAATAGTTACACTCCCTCAGCATCGTCTCTGGTTGCTGATATTGCGCCAGCTTCTTTGCGCGGTGTCTATTTATCCCTTAATTCCCAATGTTGGGCGGTTGGTTTCTTTGTGGGGCCTCCCGTCGGTGGCTGGGCGTTAGATCAAAGTCGTTGGATTACAGATCAGTTTTGGTTAGTAGCAGCCGCAACCACTCTCGTCGGAATGTTTGCTTTAAGAATTTTAAATCAACTCCTAAAATCCTAG
- the gshA gene encoding glutamate--cysteine ligase yields MLLCKGFEVEMYTGKPDGTIVGLSDRIVRDLQGFVREPDSRNVEYTTAPLCCYERLLCALVRPRVQLRHYLKTQGDYTLIPGSTLSLEGSDRFYRSDPQNPYHDYIEKTYGTKVVTASIHINVGFEDTEKLIQACRLIRLEAPLYLALSASSPFIDGKATGYHSTRWAVFPQTPSYVPLFEDHAHHIRWVNQQLDQKTMQNVRHLWLSVRPNGDHRPYNLNRLELRICDLIVDPIALLAVTALLEARLTQMLLTPDLDPLQQSQLPAHTRAEDLVAIAYANEQAVARKSLAAELRHWQDGRPIIAEDWIKDIYHQVYPLAKAKGFSCFLSPVQKILREGNTAQKWLREYEKGVSPTDLITQGIQKMEGEEAELEDKLCQPLAV; encoded by the coding sequence GTGCTACTCTGCAAAGGCTTTGAAGTTGAAATGTACACGGGAAAACCTGATGGTACGATCGTTGGTCTTTCCGATCGAATCGTCCGAGATTTACAAGGATTTGTCCGCGAACCAGACAGCCGAAATGTGGAATATACCACTGCTCCTCTGTGCTGTTATGAGCGTCTTTTATGTGCGTTAGTGCGCCCCCGCGTCCAACTTCGCCATTATTTGAAGACTCAAGGGGATTATACATTAATTCCAGGAAGTACCCTCTCCTTAGAAGGGAGCGATCGATTTTATCGTTCTGATCCTCAAAACCCCTACCATGATTATATTGAAAAAACTTATGGCACAAAAGTCGTTACCGCCAGCATTCACATTAACGTTGGGTTTGAAGATACAGAAAAACTAATCCAAGCCTGTCGTCTCATTCGTTTAGAAGCCCCGTTATATTTAGCGTTGAGTGCTTCTTCTCCCTTCATTGATGGCAAAGCGACTGGTTATCACTCTACACGCTGGGCAGTATTTCCGCAAACTCCTTCCTATGTTCCCCTATTTGAAGATCACGCTCATCATATCCGTTGGGTGAATCAACAACTGGATCAGAAAACCATGCAGAATGTTCGCCATCTTTGGTTATCGGTTCGTCCCAATGGTGATCATCGTCCTTACAATCTTAATCGCTTGGAGTTACGAATTTGTGATTTAATTGTTGATCCGATCGCGCTTTTAGCAGTGACCGCTCTTTTAGAAGCACGTCTCACTCAAATGTTACTCACCCCTGATCTCGATCCACTTCAACAATCCCAACTCCCCGCGCACACTCGCGCCGAGGATTTAGTCGCGATCGCCTACGCCAACGAACAAGCAGTGGCTCGTAAAAGTTTAGCAGCAGAACTGCGTCATTGGCAAGATGGACGACCCATTATTGCCGAAGATTGGATTAAAGACATTTATCATCAAGTTTATCCCCTTGCGAAAGCGAAAGGATTTAGTTGTTTTCTTTCCCCTGTGCAGAAAATTTTACGGGAAGGAAATACAGCGCAAAAATGGTTACGAGAGTATGAAAAAGGAGTCAGCCCCACTGATTTAATTACTCAGGGAATCCAAAAAATGGAAGGAGAAGAAGCCGAATTAGAGGACAAACTCTGTCAACCTTTGGCGGTTTAG
- a CDS encoding chlorophyll a/b binding light-harvesting protein — translation MTVVIANSPNKEQIPDVGWWAGNARFVNLSGKLLGAHVAHAGLIVFWAGAMTLFELSRYTPTESMYEQGLILLPHLATLGFGVGDGGEVINTYPYFVVAVLHIISSAVLGAGGIYHALLGPEVLPKNQNSFAGFFGYDWDDKDKMTSIIGIHLILLGVGAFLLVSKAMFWGGVFDPWAGENGAVRVVTNPTLNPITIFGYLWGQHGWEGMAAVDNLEDVIGGHLWISLILVGGGVFHILTKPFGWAQRVLFYSGEAYLCYSLGAIAYMGILAGYFVSVNDTVYPEVFFGVANSWETAAGEVSARGWLASFHYALGGVFLLGHLWHAIRVRGAFAGFDFKQGDVIRAYQETNEGNLATPVNANDITLKFVANLPIYRDGLSPLMRGLEIGMAHGYWLIGPFAVLGPLRSSDFNLLAALVSACGLIVILTICLSLYGTVSFEKRLETLPRPNFSRTVPNVPTGIKTAEGWSLFSGGFLVGGVGGAIFAYLLLDQFVGLVF, via the coding sequence ATGACTGTCGTTATCGCGAATAGTCCCAATAAGGAGCAAATCCCCGATGTGGGGTGGTGGGCTGGCAATGCTCGCTTTGTTAACTTGTCGGGTAAATTGTTGGGCGCTCATGTTGCTCATGCGGGTTTAATTGTCTTTTGGGCTGGGGCAATGACCCTATTTGAATTATCCCGTTACACGCCCACTGAATCCATGTATGAACAGGGTTTGATTTTACTTCCCCATCTCGCCACTCTCGGTTTTGGTGTTGGTGATGGGGGAGAAGTGATTAACACCTATCCCTATTTTGTCGTTGCAGTTTTACATATTATTTCCTCTGCGGTTTTAGGGGCTGGTGGCATTTATCACGCTTTACTGGGTCCAGAAGTTTTACCCAAGAATCAAAACAGTTTTGCTGGCTTTTTTGGCTACGACTGGGACGATAAAGACAAAATGACCTCTATCATCGGGATTCACTTGATTTTACTTGGTGTTGGGGCGTTTCTCCTCGTATCGAAAGCGATGTTTTGGGGTGGTGTGTTTGACCCCTGGGCTGGTGAAAATGGCGCGGTGCGTGTTGTTACGAATCCCACTTTAAATCCGATTACAATTTTTGGTTATTTATGGGGACAACACGGCTGGGAAGGAATGGCTGCTGTTGATAATTTAGAAGATGTCATTGGTGGTCATCTTTGGATTAGCTTGATTCTGGTTGGCGGTGGTGTTTTCCATATCCTCACGAAACCCTTTGGTTGGGCGCAACGAGTGCTGTTTTATTCAGGCGAGGCGTATCTCTGTTACAGTCTCGGCGCGATCGCATACATGGGGATTTTAGCGGGCTATTTTGTCAGCGTGAATGACACGGTTTATCCAGAAGTGTTTTTCGGCGTGGCAAACAGTTGGGAAACTGCTGCTGGTGAAGTTTCTGCACGAGGCTGGTTAGCAAGTTTTCACTATGCGTTAGGCGGGGTTTTCCTGCTAGGGCATTTATGGCACGCGATTCGAGTGCGTGGTGCGTTTGCTGGCTTTGATTTCAAACAAGGAGACGTGATTCGTGCTTATCAGGAAACTAATGAGGGAAATCTTGCCACTCCTGTGAATGCCAATGATATCACCCTCAAATTTGTTGCTAATTTACCGATTTATCGGGATGGTTTATCTCCTCTGATGCGGGGTTTGGAAATTGGCATGGCACACGGTTACTGGCTAATCGGTCCATTTGCAGTTTTGGGACCCCTGCGGAGTAGCGATTTTAATTTGTTAGCGGCGTTAGTCAGTGCTTGTGGACTGATTGTTATTTTAACGATTTGTCTCTCGTTGTATGGCACGGTTTCTTTTGAGAAACGTTTAGAAACATTACCTCGTCCTAATTTTTCTCGCACTGTTCCCAATGTTCCTACTGGAATTAAAACGGCTGAAGGTTGGAGTTTATTTAGTGGCGGTTTTCTGGTTGGTGGTGTCGGTGGCGCAATTTTCGCTTACCTACTTTTAGATCAGTTTGTTGGTTTGGTGTTTTAA